DNA from Scheffersomyces stipitis CBS 6054 chromosome 1, whole genome shotgun sequence:
AAGCAGTACATTTTTGTAGCAACAACACTAGTATTTCAGATACTCGCTTTTATTCAACTTATAATCCGCTATTTTTTAATCTTGCACCTATCCCGGTAACGTTGTATTAACCCGGACTAATAACGCTAATACTCTACTAATACTCCACTTCAATTTGCTTTCCATTATTCGCTAATTTTGTGCCTTATTCTACCATGTCTTACAGCGTATCCAATGACGAGAATTTGTCCAAGGAAGGGATCACCAAGGAAGAGGGCACATTTACGCACTCTGAGTCCAttgatgatggttcagtAGTTGATAACCATACCCATCTCAAACGGACATTGAAAGACCGCCACATTTCGCTTATTGCACTTGCTGGTATTATTGGTCCTGGTATTCTTATAGGTGCGTCCTTGGCCTTGGCTAATGGACCAGCATCGTTGATTATTGGCTTTGGAGTAATTGGTTTGATAGCGTTTGCTATGATGCAGTCTTTGGGTGAATTAGCTACCCTTTACCCTACTGGAGGTACTTTTTCCACTTTGGGCAACCGACTTGTGGATCCAGCGTATGGAGCTGCCGTAGGATGGAACTATGTAATTATCTGGGTGGCTGTTTTGGCCAATGAGTACAACACTGTAGCTGCTATCATGCAATTCTGGGGTCCCCAGGTTCCATTATACGGTTATATTTTGATattctggttctttttCCTTGGCTTTCAATTTTTGGGTGTCCAGGCATTCGGAGAGGCAGAATTTTGGCTTGCTCTCACGAAAATCGTTGGCCTTGTAGctttctacattttctcCATTATTTACGTAGCTGGAGGTATCCATGGACAAAAGGCATTTGGTTTCCACTACTGGAACGACCCAGGTGCTTTTGGTGATGGTTTTAAGGGAGTTGCAAACACCTTTGTCTTTGCATCCACTTTCTATAGTGGAACAGAAATCGTAGCTgtttcagcagcagaagcTGCTAACCCTTCCAGAGCTGTTCCTCTGGCTATCAGACAGACGTTCTGGAGAATCTTGATTATCTACATGGGTATTGCTGTCAGTTACGGTTTGACTGTTCCTTATAACGATCCTTCGTTGAGCGCAGGTACCAAGGTTCTTAAGTCGCCAATGACTATTGCCATCGCTCGTGCTGGTTGGGCAGGAGGTGCTCATTTAATCAATGCGTTCATCTTGCTCACATGTGTTTCTGCCATTAACAGTTCTATTTACATCGGTTCTCGTACCATAGTCAACTTGGCTAATGAGGGTGCAGCTCCTaaattcttcagaagagtCAATAAGACAGGAGTTCCGTACGCTGCAGTGATTCTTATGAATTTATTCGGGTTCCTCTCGCTCATGAACATCAGTACAGGAGCTGCCAAAGCTTATGGCTACATCGTCAACTTGTCAGGTGTCGCTGTTTTTATTGTATGGGGAAACGTCTGTTTCTACCATATAAGATTCAGACAAGCCTGGAAGCTTCAGGGCCGTTCTGTTTCCGAGTTGCCCTACAAGGGATTATGGTATCCTATCTTACCTATTTTTGGAATAGTCTTGAACGTCTTTTTGGCGTTGGTGCAAGGATGGTCGTACTTCAAGCCGTTTGATGCTGGTAATTTCGTAGATGCCTACGTTCTTTTGCCTTTCTTCGGCTTGCTCtacgtcttcttcaagctcGTCAACCGTACGAAGTGGGTAAATTTGCTGGAAGTGGATTTGGACGAGGGCCGTAGAAAGGATGTCAGGGACCATGTAACAAGTGGGGAAGAATAGGCCTTCTCAGGCGTATACCCATTTGGTAGTGTTTTACGATCTGATTGGAATGTGCATCTGAGGATAATCCGAAGGTACATATCCATACATAGTTATCTATTTATCAAATTTTACATCGACGAAACTGGACACGATCAGCATTCCGAGGCAACTTACGGTGTGCTGCCCTTGCCTAATCGAGTAGACTaacttttcaagatttaCTGGATAATATGCTAACTACTGTGGCAATACAGTGTCGATCGTTGCTAGAATCAAAAGTAGGCTTGGGAAAGCTCACTTAGGGCATTTACGAAATGAGTTAAGGAGCCAAAAGATCAGCGCCAGTCTTGCGAGATAATACGTTAAGAACTGTGGGGTTACCGCGCTGATCGTTGCTGGGATACAGAAGCTTAACCTTAAAGCTGAGGTCAACAATCACCAGGAGCACACAATAGAAATCCCTGGCTCAGGATTATTCGCGCAGCAGACCACTGAGTTGAAACATTTCTGCGAGCCCTCGAGTTAGCAGCTGGTGAAGTGGGATATTTTAAGGATTTATTTCCTCGCAGAATAGACACAAACGGTGACAAATACGAGCTTATGTTGATGTTTTTCTGCAGAAAATTGCATCTTTCAGATCTATTTGCAAGTAGATATTTCTCATCGGAAAGTGATCCCAGAGATAATCGGTGGCCATGGCCGGGATTGCACCCAAAAATGGAAGTAATCTTCGCCTCCCCTCTTTTGGCCCCCCCTTGGGTCGACGCCGCACAGGACGCAGACGAAAATGCAAACTAGAAAATATTCTCATAGTTAAATTAGGGCCACAAAATACATGTTAGCCAAAGCTTGTCGCAGCATCTTGCCAAGAGCGACTGGCCACCATTCCTTTGCTGATTAGCCATTTACCAACTGTGAAATCACGGCCCAGAGTACCAAACAGGCGGAATTATTCCTGCTCTGGGGGAGACGTTCATGGAGCAGCCAGAATTAAGGGGTGTGGGCGGCTATTCGCTGTGAGGGATCTGTCGCAGGGCGATGTCAAGTGGAGCAAAAAATACATTAAGAGGGCTCCATGATTCAGAGTCATAGGGTTCAATTTCGCATGTAAAAGTGTAATCTCGATCTGAAGATGCCATAGCAGTGGGCTACACAAACAGCATGGTGCTTAGCCACCGACTGTACGGTCTATTTGTTTAGGTGCATCTTGCTGGAACAATAGGCTACATACCTACAGTTAACATCGGTACGGCGCCAGGTGGTCCCGCCCCATGCATTCAAAATGCTTGACTGGGATTGTGCcgaaaattgaaaatgatatTTCAGAACGAGGAAGGGGAAAAATCTGCATTTCGGGACGGTTGCATCTGAGCGGATGCAAAAGGCTAGCTTCTATTGGGATATCGAGGAAGGTGGGACTCTGATAATGCTGGCAGTTTTCGGTTTCGTTCCGAAGGTGCATAATGTTACGAGAAATCGGTTCTCGATGGTGGCATTCTTGGGCTTTATCAAGAGATCTGCCAGACAGATCGATAAGCTCAGATCTGCGAATTTTTCAGGGTATCCCTTGACCAAAAATAATTCAATATCACCGTCTTGCGCTTCTGTCATCGACAAGAAGCACCTGGTCAAGGGTTTGTTCCATTCATTGCTGAAACAGACCCCAACGAGTGGACAATAGAGTGAAACATCAGATCGGTATAGACATCCGAAGCCTGCTCCAAAAACAGTAATTCGAAGCCCCTGCCcttggacaagttcaacactTCGTATATAGAAAGTATCCTAGATCGTTCTTGTGGCAACAAAGGCTGAACAATAGGAGCCAAATCGTGAATCTTGTAGCCGTTACTCTATTAGGAATTTCCGAATTAATATGATCCCGGAGAATGGTATTTTGTAGAATCCCTACTCGAACTGGGAGTCCCAAAATAAACTTGAACATACCTTCTATATAATAGTTGATCCAGCTGTATACACAATTAAATTAATTTATGGTAGGCGAGATTGATTGTTACAAAAAGGATCTACGCGAAATCATGGTTTCAGATTCTTGCAAGCTATTGTACAGCCCCAGATACACCAGAGCAGTGGTCTCATCGGAAGGGGCCCAGCAAAATCGAAGAGATAATTTTCGTTGTTAATACTTTTGCTGGATGGACCTTAGCTGGATCATCGTGCATTTCACGTCTGGTTTTCTAGAAACTTGAGCCGGACTAGCCTGTACGGACAGCATGAATCTTTGTAGCATCTTTTGAGAGAGAATATTGCAACATGAATCCTACCATTTTActagaagaagcaagaCCCCCCACTTGAGACTTAATCTATTTCTAATTACAATTTGAGCCACTGGGTTTCTAAATTTGCTTCGATAATTTGGGAGGATCTGCCGCGACGAATTTTAGATTACGATTTTTAAAAAGTCTAAATGTAATATTAAAACTACAAGTATCACAATTGTATGGGCGCCAACCTGTAAGTCTACCACACTACAACATGCAAATGAGCCACGAAAATAATTTCTATTGATCAATACTACCCTGCATTGCCTACCATATCATattttctttcaagtatTCAGACACGTCAAATAGGGAGCTAGGCGCCCGGTTTGAGAGCAGCAAAAAGCTTGCCTATCTGATGTGATTACAATGTCTCACCAGGATGTCTGATTTGTGTGTTGACGGGATATTGGAGCCTTTGTCTGCGATAGAGAACAGACAAACAGACTTGTAGGTGCGCTGACGTCAGACTAATGAATAGATAATAATTATGCATCTATCTGTGTTAGGTTGCCCAATTCGTAAGAGTACCGTAACCTGCATTCTGCCACAAATTAAACTTTTACTGTAGGGGGGCGGACAAAGCATCCCAAAGTAGGTATTGTTATCATAGAGTATTCCGATAACATTCGCAGAACAAAGGATCACTTAGGATAATAGAATTTTGTGTCTGGTATGATCCGGCGGGAGAATAGTTCCGCCATTGGGCACAACCAGTGGCCATTGCCTGAGCAACGTAATGGCGCCCAAACGCTGAAGAGATGGACCCCCAAACTTCTGTCTTGGGGGAGCAATAGAAGTTGCAGTCTAGATTGAGTGTCTGGTGCAGCGACAGCTGACTGGTGTCTGAATGTAAAAGAACGAATACAATTAAACTTTAACCTCAATGGGCCGATAAGATATTTTTTCATGGTGAGATTCTCTCCCCTTGATAAGAACAGCCAGACATTAGTTGATACTACTGTACGAGATTCTTGGGGACAGACATATACGAGGACTTGACCAGGTGAAGGGGGGCATCCGAGAAATAGTCTGATTTCAACGTTGTCGTTAACGTTGGTCGTTGGCCTCACCGTTGAGAATCTGTTGGAAATGACATTGAACGGGTCTGTTAAATTGTAACTGTCGGACACGACCCAAAAGCAGACACTAAAACTTTACAGCACAATAGCCCAAAAAAATGGGAGCCCAATGAGCATGGCTAGCAAGACAAAATAGTGTTGGCAAAGTCTTAAGCCTGGGCGCCATCCCCTGTCGCAATCTTGCACGTCAGGCATAAGGCGTGGTGGTTACGACCGACAACTCAGTTAATTAATGCGTCGAGTGCAGATTCGGCGATCATGCTATACAAGGGGTACAAGTGGGGTAGTTAGTGGGGAAGAAAGCAATTCCTATTAGGCCTGATAAAATATATTTCGGTGTGTACACGTGAACACCTGCGCAAGCGTTGCATTTTGCAGAATCGTAGCACGGTGCGGCTCGCGCACAGTTGTAGGCTCCACTGACAAGAAAATACGTGCGTCACTATGAATCGCGCAGAGTTAGCGAGCTGTAGGGCCACGGCGTAGGGAGACGTAGGGAGAGCTAGGGAGAGCTAGGGAGAAGTAGGGCGACTGGTTAGCGAGGGACTTGAAAGTAAGTCTTACGGGGAGTGCTCGAATGTGCATGGGATCGGTACGGTTTTGGCTGCACGAGTCCCTACGCCGAAGCCGAACAACTTTTCCACTATGGAGTGGCGAGATGCTCTGGTATTTTGTGGCCCTAGCCTCGTTATTTCCTACCACGTAACGtgatttcttgttggttctCGTAAACAGCTCTGTACTTCTAATCTAGAACTTGATTGTCTCTGGGGTAGTGGAACAAGTCACGTTTGTCGGAGTCATCGATGTTGGAATAGTTCCAGGTGGTAGCGATAAATTTTAGCGACGAGACGCACTAGGGGGCCCAGACAGTGCATTAGTGTTACTGCGAAAAGTGATACTACCTGGGAACATTTGGATTTGATCGCCAGATGACGTTACAGTGACAGGATATATACGGAGTTGGCAACCATTACCAGGTACGGGGATTGGTACGGGATCCAGCAAGTCATCGGTGATGTCACCATAGAGTTAGCGAAGCATCCGATAATATTCTGGTGGTGAACTTGTAGCatcaaagttgagaatttcttctgtgGCACCGTGATAAGCCATCGCTGTCATAGCGGTAAAGAATTAGCGACAGATTTTTGAGATCGGCACAGCCGTAGGCAGCCGTAAGCAGCCGTCGGCAAAAAGGGTTCTCAGAGAACGTCAGCGTGGGGACCAATTCACCGTGCCACGGTGCCGAGGGCGGAGGCGATCTTCCTCGGAATGAACAGTATGATGATAGTAGAGAAAGTCTGTTGTAACTTGTGGTGCTATTCGGCGTAAAGTTCCATCGCAAGACCTCGGAACATCTACTGGTTCCATCCAGAAGCATCTCCATCAGCGTAAAGTTGCTCTCCCTGGGAAGATTTTCTTAGGCTCCAGATTCGTAGTTGGCGGCATTTTCTTGGTTGGTCCGGCAGACTTAGACTGGAGAAATTGCAAGGGCGGATTGCTCAGTACTGCCGCATTGGGCATTTCGCCACTACTAGGACCTTTATGGTTACGATACTGAGagtattttttgcaaaGTCGGGACGTGCACCTGCATGCCAGTCATCAAGCACAATCACAATGAAATCTTACAGATAAATCTAACACCATCTGAGGCGAACGTGCAGAACCTGCAAAACTGCAAGTAACAAATAAATTAGTAAATATTCCTTTCGCTGGGCCAgccaacaataataatcACAAATATCCTAGCAAAAATATCAGTATAAACATTAGTATTGTGTCCTAAAAAATATTCTCAAACCTTAATCTACCTTTTGGCTTTGCTATGCTATGCTAGTTCTGTTCTGCAGCTGTAGCTCCTACTGCAGCTTTAGCTTTTGTTGATAGTGTTTCTGGCCCTCTTCGTTCTCGGCCGCTTCTGGCAACTCTGGCAGGGGGTGCGCCGATTTAGTAGCTCCGATGAAACACGTCACATCCCGATACTGCGGGCTCCAGAGGTCGTCCCGTCGTTTTGCGCTCAGATCGTGCTCGAGGAAGCTTTTGCCGCTCTTCCATGGTTCGGACACAGAGTGCTGCGGCGGAATTTGCAAGTTACCCCCCAAGTCAAGGTTTCAGCACTTACAGGTTCCGCTGGTGGCATTTCTGCGCAATATTAATTATATTTTCCCACGATTATTATTCTTATTATCTGCGTATTTTTAGTCTgctttttttttttgttcttggttCTCAACAAGGAAAGGGAGAACTCAAACACACTAACAGAAAGTATCTGGTGAAGCCAGAATAGACTAGACTCGCCATAGTTTCTGTCTCGGTATATATTATCGAAGAAATCCTGTTCCGGCGAGCAGAGATggaagttttcttctttcctgATTTTGCTACGAGTGGATCACCTTAAAACGAGCTGATAGTGGATTCTCCTGGTATCTTGCAAGGGAATCTTATTATTCGGCACAGACATTATTAGTACTTACAGATTAGTGCCATTGTTTCTCAAACTACACTATAT
Protein-coding regions in this window:
- the AGP3 gene encoding amino acid permease (The acronym may be misleading. AGP3 has not been shown to be a general amino acid permease with broad substrate specificity in S. cerevisiae); this encodes DNHTHLKRTLKDRHISLIALAGIIGPGILIGASLALANGPASLIIGFGVIGLIAFAMMQSLGELATLYPTGGTFSTLGNRLVDPAYGAAVGWNYVIIWVAVLANEYNTVAAIMQFWGPQVPLYGYILIFWFFFLGFQFLGVQAFGEAEFWLALTKIVGLVAFYIFSIIYVAGGIHGQKAFGFHYWNDPGAFGDGFKGVANTFVFASTFYSGTEIVAVSAAEAANPSRAVPSAIRQTFWRILIIYMGIAVSYGLTVPYNDPSLSAGTKVLKSPMTIAIARAGWAGGAHLINAFILLTCVSAINSSIYIGSRTIVNLANEGAAPKFFRRVNKTGVPYAAVILMNLFGFLSLMNISTGAAKAYGYIVNLSGVAVFIVWGNVCFYHIRFRQAWKLQGRSVSELPYKGLWYPILPIFGIVLNVFLALVQGWSYFKPFDAGNFVDAYVLLPFFGLLYVFFKLVNRTKWVNLSEVDLDEGRRKDVRDHVTSGEE